A stretch of the Paucidesulfovibrio longus DSM 6739 genome encodes the following:
- a CDS encoding cysteine hydrolase family protein, protein METKHATEGAALVLVDVQNDYFAGGRMALPGAERAGKRAAALLGAWRAAGLPVVHVRHESVRPGATFFLPGTQGAAIRAEVAPLGDEAVLTKQYPNSFRDTGLEAALRERGVSRLVVAGMMTNMCIDATVRAAFDLGFECLAAHDACAACALEFNGLRVGADQVHAAFLAALGLVYARLASVEELVGELDAESR, encoded by the coding sequence ATGGAGACGAAGCATGCGACAGAGGGCGCGGCGCTGGTCTTGGTGGACGTGCAGAACGACTATTTCGCCGGGGGGCGCATGGCCCTGCCCGGAGCGGAACGGGCCGGAAAGCGTGCGGCGGCGCTGCTGGGGGCGTGGCGCGCGGCGGGGTTGCCCGTGGTGCACGTCCGGCACGAGTCCGTGCGTCCGGGGGCGACATTCTTCCTTCCGGGTACCCAAGGTGCCGCGATCCGGGCCGAGGTCGCTCCTCTGGGGGACGAAGCGGTGCTGACCAAGCAGTATCCGAACAGCTTCCGCGACACGGGGCTGGAGGCCGCGTTGCGGGAGCGGGGCGTTTCCCGGCTGGTGGTCGCGGGGATGATGACGAACATGTGCATCGACGCCACGGTGCGGGCCGCATTCGATCTGGGCTTCGAGTGCCTCGCGGCCCACGACGCCTGCGCCGCCTGCGCGCTCGAATTCAACGGCTTGCGCGTGGGCGCGGATCAGGTCCACGCCGCGTTCCTGGCCGCGCTCGGTTTGGTCTACGCCCGGCTCGCATCGGTGGAGGAACTGGTCGGGGAATTGGACGCGGAGTCACGTTGA
- a CDS encoding ImmA/IrrE family metallo-endopeptidase, with translation MQETAISLVEDLLQRAVFPDVKRRCFETLAYIKKCKFLAPYNAYLVMQQRKNPSVVLTAAQWEKFGRWVLPDVQPIVILKPFGPVSFVYDLKDTDGRSGLDLHPNLPTEEVIRQIFPWKSWAPGVEERYLRIVDAVLRAGASFCEVPMEPQQSGHVVLENKLDKFSEKERHLEGYCIEINSLHPIAVRLSGLIHELAHIYCNHLLNERKVEEEEVEAEAVSYVYCYRRGFRPFSEEYLASYLTGNWSMPAGFWDTVLTALKKVEKLEEPREEQEGLAPDDFMVFVGGYMGKSYRVSLEAGLLRYEVLGYGYHPENTQIVPVAAKNWERFWRACDKCGVWGWLPDYPNPGVADGTQWEVQIRTSFRAIRTRGDNAFPAVQDRDDCCGEDSAVFDRFLRAVSKLVGGLPFE, from the coding sequence ATGCAAGAAACGGCAATATCACTCGTAGAAGATTTATTGCAACGCGCGGTTTTCCCAGATGTGAAACGCCGTTGTTTTGAGACTCTGGCCTACATAAAAAAGTGTAAATTCCTTGCTCCGTACAACGCGTATCTTGTCATGCAGCAACGTAAGAATCCTTCTGTTGTCCTTACGGCGGCACAGTGGGAGAAATTTGGGCGTTGGGTGCTTCCAGATGTGCAGCCGATTGTGATCCTTAAGCCCTTTGGTCCAGTTTCTTTTGTTTACGATCTGAAAGATACCGACGGTCGCTCCGGTCTTGATTTGCATCCAAATCTCCCCACGGAAGAGGTCATTCGCCAGATATTTCCTTGGAAAAGTTGGGCTCCAGGGGTTGAAGAACGTTACCTTCGCATTGTGGATGCTGTTCTTCGAGCAGGTGCCAGTTTCTGCGAAGTGCCCATGGAGCCGCAGCAGTCTGGCCATGTAGTCTTGGAAAACAAGCTTGATAAGTTCAGCGAGAAGGAACGACACCTTGAAGGCTATTGCATAGAAATTAACAGCCTACACCCTATAGCAGTCCGATTGAGCGGCTTGATTCATGAGCTGGCGCACATTTATTGTAACCATTTGTTGAACGAACGGAAAGTTGAAGAAGAAGAAGTTGAAGCTGAAGCGGTTTCTTATGTTTATTGCTATCGGAGAGGATTCCGGCCATTTTCTGAAGAATATTTGGCTTCATATCTGACTGGAAATTGGTCCATGCCAGCGGGATTTTGGGATACCGTGCTAACTGCACTCAAGAAAGTTGAGAAACTTGAAGAGCCCAGAGAAGAACAAGAAGGCCTAGCTCCCGATGATTTTATGGTGTTTGTCGGTGGTTATATGGGGAAGAGTTATCGGGTGAGCCTGGAGGCTGGGCTTTTGCGTTATGAGGTGCTGGGGTACGGATACCATCCAGAGAATACGCAGATTGTGCCGGTAGCAGCCAAAAACTGGGAGAGGTTCTGGAGGGCGTGTGATAAGTGCGGGGTTTGGGGCTGGCTGCCTGATTATCCGAATCCTGGTGTCGCTGATGGTACACAGTGGGAAGTCCAGATAAGGACTTCGTTCCGTGCCATTCGTACACGAGGCGACAATGCCTTCCCGGCAGTTCAGGATAGGGATGATTGTTGTGGTGAAGATTCGGCTGTTTTTGATCGTTTTTTGAGAGCTGTAAGCAAGCTCGTTGGCGGGTTACCATTTGAGTAA
- a CDS encoding GlxA family transcriptional regulator, translated as MHKTLSILVAALPGCLVSSVTGVLDVFAVANIHAQASCGIRFSARSAGNGLAPVRGFDGRTLIPDVDLRARSKDEAPPDLIVLPAIFDNLQGLLPAPSWTAWIRECHAQGSCVATVCAGSFLLAETGLLDHRPATTHWSLAKEFRRRYPKVRLRADRMLLDNGDYVCAGGATAYLDLSLHLVARFGSPELALSCARTLLIDARPPSQAPYPAFGPNMAHGDQEVLAAQKLAEQRPASSVGDLADAGGLEPRTLHRRFLARLGLSPQAYLREVRVERAKKLLASGTRSVEDIAGEVGYLDAAGFRRLFKSATGLTPGEYRRRFSFRH; from the coding sequence ATGCACAAGACTCTTTCCATTCTTGTGGCTGCCCTGCCGGGCTGCCTGGTTTCCAGCGTCACAGGCGTGCTCGACGTCTTCGCCGTGGCCAACATCCACGCTCAAGCCTCCTGCGGCATACGGTTTAGCGCCCGCAGCGCGGGCAACGGCCTTGCCCCGGTGCGCGGATTCGACGGGCGCACGCTCATTCCCGATGTGGACCTGCGCGCCCGGAGCAAAGACGAAGCCCCGCCGGATTTGATCGTGCTTCCCGCCATTTTCGATAACCTCCAAGGATTGCTCCCCGCACCGAGCTGGACCGCATGGATCCGCGAATGCCACGCACAGGGAAGCTGCGTGGCCACGGTCTGCGCGGGCTCGTTCCTGCTGGCGGAAACCGGCCTGCTGGACCATCGTCCCGCCACCACCCACTGGAGCCTGGCCAAAGAATTCCGACGCCGCTATCCCAAGGTCCGGCTGCGCGCGGACCGTATGCTCCTGGACAACGGCGACTACGTCTGCGCGGGCGGAGCCACGGCCTACCTCGATCTCAGCCTGCACCTGGTGGCCCGATTCGGCTCGCCCGAACTGGCCCTCTCCTGCGCCCGCACCCTGCTCATCGACGCGCGCCCGCCCAGCCAGGCGCCCTACCCGGCCTTCGGCCCAAACATGGCCCACGGGGACCAGGAAGTGCTCGCGGCCCAGAAACTCGCGGAACAACGTCCCGCTTCGAGCGTTGGCGACCTCGCCGATGCGGGCGGTCTGGAACCCCGCACCCTGCACCGCCGTTTCCTGGCGCGGCTCGGCCTTTCCCCCCAGGCCTACCTGCGCGAGGTGCGCGTGGAGCGAGCCAAAAAACTGCTCGCCTCCGGCACCCGCAGCGTGGAGGACATCGCCGGCGAGGTCGGCTATCTCGATGCGGCAGGATTCCGCAGGCTGTTCAAGAGCGCTACAGGGCTGACGCCGGGCGAATATCGACGTCGCTTCAGCTTTCGACACTGA
- a CDS encoding RidA family protein, with protein sequence MTRRENISYGHPLEAKLGFSRARRVGDILALTGCAPIAPDGSVHAPGDMYAQTVRSLEIIQDVLARAGAGLEDVVRTRIMVTDMERWEEAARAHGEVFGEVRPACTFLQVCRFINPEWLVEIEADAVMGVAAD encoded by the coding sequence ATGACCCGGCGCGAGAACATCAGCTACGGACACCCCCTGGAAGCCAAGCTCGGTTTCTCCCGCGCGCGCCGCGTGGGCGACATCCTGGCGCTGACCGGATGCGCGCCCATCGCCCCGGACGGAAGCGTGCACGCGCCCGGCGACATGTACGCCCAAACCGTGCGCAGCCTGGAAATCATCCAGGATGTGCTCGCCCGCGCCGGAGCGGGCCTCGAAGACGTGGTCCGCACCCGGATCATGGTCACGGACATGGAGCGCTGGGAAGAGGCCGCCCGCGCCCACGGCGAGGTCTTCGGCGAAGTCCGTCCGGCCTGCACTTTCTTGCAGGTCTGCCGCTTCATCAACCCGGAATGGCTGGTGGAAATCGAAGCGGACGCCGTCATGGGCGTTGCCGCGGACTGA
- a CDS encoding DEAD/DEAH box helicase, with product MTALQKLLNAYRRAAATEREKGTYFEELIVCYLRNEASYRDLYSDVWTYAEWAETQGLDKRDTGIDLVARTAGTGEFHAIQCKLYAEDYTLQKRDIDSFFTASGKKIFSHRIIVSTTNHWSEHAEEALRDQQPPVSKIDLFDLENSQIDWASYQPQQQPTLRAKKHPLDHQQKALDAVREGLESADRGKLIMACGTGKTYASLKIAEVLAGKGKRVLFLVPSLALLSQTLTEWTQESATPLHSFAVCSDSDVGKKRKKDDDAVQTFTHELRYPATTEPARLAGEMTKRHDAQHMSVVFSTYHSIDVVSRAQHEHGLADFDLIICDEAHRTTGATFGDDDESNFVKVHDSAFIRSAKRLYMTATPRIYGDTAKATAEKDNVALCSMDDEKLYGKELYVLSFSESVKRQLLVDYKVLVLAVEESAINRRLQDLLKDENNQLKVDDAAKIVGCWKALSKQGVTDDLVGDSDPMRRAVAFCQVIEVQRKAKVHKVSSKNIAAMFQAVVEAYQDSEEFEPSARLTCEAAHVDGSMNASEKEAKLQWLKAETPANTCRILSNVRCLSEGVDVPALDAVLFLTPRNSQVDVVQSVGRVMRTAPGKKRGYVILPVVIPAGMEAHEALNDNKVYAVVWQVLQALRSHDDRFDAMVNKLDLIGKDPSKMEVIAITDKIQKRQEKTKGTTNEDAGKGDYGIGTTVPRPPQYSEKQLQFEISDLERAIYAKLVQKCGNRHHWEDWANDIARIARTHIDRITGILENEANAKERKAFHAFAEELRDDLNDSITDEEIIEMLAQHLVTKPVFDALFEGYSFAQQNPISQAMQTVLDTLQEHRLDKEADTLEAFYDSVKLRAEGIDNAAGKQKIVVELYDKFFRNAFPRMTERLGIVYTPVEVVDFIIHSVDEILQSEFGQTIGSKGVHIIDPFTGTGTFITRLLQSGLITPEQLPHKYKHEIHANEIVLLAYYIAAINIEAVYHSIVGGEYQPFEGICLTDTFQLYEKEDLISAMLEDNSTRRKRQKKLDIRVIMSNPPYSAGQTNANDNNQNVSYSCLDKRIASTYAAGSVMTSVKNLYDSYIRAIRWASDRIGNSGVIGFVTNAGFLEANTADGLRKCFAEEFSSIYVFHLRGNQRTSGELSRREGGKIFGSGSRAPIAISFLVKNPKVQERGRIFFHDIGDYLSREEKLMKIAAFASIAGITKARKWQILSPNAHGDWLSHRDESFAGYIVLGDKKSDAASLFINYSLGIGTNRDSWCYNASRKALKINMNCTIAFYNDEVKRLEYSYKGLGGKELKGIIDCFIRTDSSKISWSSSLLQCLAGMRKGIFEEKKVFVCLYRPFTKQWLYYDSMFNHRVGQMPRIFETQSTENIVIFINGRGSKNGITPLISNCLVDLNSLEAGAQCFPLYLYEETPTEKNKSNKQASLLETPKPAKAERIRRDAITDEGLAHFQEAYPGEQISKEDIFYYVYGLLHSPEYRERFADNLSKELPRIPRVKSAADFWAFSKAGRDLADLHINYETVEPYPLTVKTSGKPLTDADYRVKKMKYGRRGKEKDLTTLIYNEKITLTGIPLEAYEYVVNGKPALDWVVERQCVKTDKASGIVNDANDWAIETMHNPRYPLELFMRVVTVSLETMKIVNALPKLDI from the coding sequence ATGACCGCGCTGCAAAAGCTGCTCAATGCCTACCGTCGGGCCGCCGCCACGGAACGTGAGAAAGGCACTTATTTTGAAGAATTAATTGTGTGCTACCTGCGCAACGAAGCCAGCTACCGCGACCTTTACAGCGACGTGTGGACGTATGCGGAATGGGCGGAAACGCAAGGCCTGGATAAGCGGGATACGGGCATCGACCTTGTGGCCCGCACCGCTGGCACGGGAGAGTTTCACGCGATTCAGTGCAAGCTTTACGCGGAAGACTACACGCTGCAAAAGCGCGACATCGACAGCTTTTTCACGGCATCGGGCAAGAAGATTTTCAGCCACCGCATCATCGTCAGCACAACGAACCATTGGAGTGAGCACGCGGAAGAGGCCCTCAGGGACCAGCAACCCCCGGTCAGCAAAATAGACCTCTTCGACCTGGAGAACAGCCAGATTGATTGGGCCAGCTACCAGCCCCAGCAGCAGCCGACCCTTCGCGCAAAAAAGCACCCCCTGGACCACCAGCAAAAGGCGTTGGATGCCGTCCGGGAGGGCTTGGAATCCGCCGACCGTGGCAAGCTGATCATGGCCTGCGGAACCGGCAAGACTTACGCCAGCCTCAAGATTGCCGAAGTCCTGGCAGGCAAGGGGAAGCGCGTCCTGTTCCTCGTGCCGAGTCTGGCCCTGCTTTCGCAGACGCTCACGGAATGGACGCAGGAAAGCGCCACCCCGTTGCACAGCTTCGCGGTGTGTTCCGACAGCGACGTGGGCAAGAAGCGCAAGAAGGACGATGACGCCGTACAGACTTTCACGCACGAGTTGCGCTATCCGGCCACCACGGAACCGGCCCGCCTTGCCGGGGAGATGACCAAACGCCACGATGCCCAGCACATGAGCGTGGTTTTTTCCACTTATCATTCCATTGATGTGGTCAGCCGAGCCCAGCATGAGCACGGCCTAGCCGACTTCGATCTGATCATTTGCGACGAAGCCCACAGGACCACCGGCGCAACCTTCGGAGATGACGACGAGAGCAATTTCGTCAAGGTCCACGACTCCGCATTCATCCGCTCGGCAAAACGTCTCTACATGACCGCCACGCCGCGCATCTACGGCGACACAGCCAAAGCAACGGCGGAAAAGGATAACGTGGCCCTGTGCTCCATGGATGACGAAAAGCTCTACGGCAAGGAATTGTACGTTCTGAGCTTTTCCGAATCCGTGAAGCGGCAGTTGCTGGTCGATTACAAAGTGCTGGTTCTGGCGGTGGAAGAGAGTGCCATCAACCGCCGTCTGCAAGACCTGCTCAAAGACGAGAACAACCAGCTCAAGGTGGATGACGCGGCAAAAATTGTGGGTTGCTGGAAGGCCCTGTCCAAACAGGGCGTGACCGATGACCTCGTGGGCGACAGCGACCCCATGCGCCGCGCCGTGGCCTTTTGTCAGGTCATCGAAGTGCAGCGCAAAGCCAAGGTTCACAAGGTCAGTTCCAAAAACATCGCGGCCATGTTCCAGGCCGTTGTGGAAGCGTATCAGGATTCCGAAGAGTTTGAGCCGTCCGCCCGCCTGACCTGTGAAGCCGCCCATGTGGACGGCAGCATGAATGCCAGCGAAAAGGAAGCAAAGCTCCAGTGGCTCAAGGCGGAAACCCCGGCGAACACCTGCCGGATTCTCAGCAACGTGCGTTGCCTGTCCGAAGGCGTGGACGTGCCCGCCCTGGACGCCGTGCTTTTTCTCACCCCGCGCAATTCCCAGGTGGATGTGGTCCAATCCGTGGGCCGGGTCATGCGCACCGCGCCGGGCAAGAAGCGCGGCTACGTGATCTTGCCCGTGGTCATTCCCGCTGGCATGGAAGCGCACGAAGCCCTGAATGACAACAAGGTCTATGCCGTGGTCTGGCAGGTGCTCCAGGCCCTGCGTTCGCACGATGACCGCTTCGACGCGATGGTCAACAAGCTGGACCTCATCGGCAAAGACCCTAGCAAGATGGAAGTCATCGCCATTACGGACAAGATTCAGAAACGGCAGGAAAAGACCAAAGGCACGACGAACGAAGACGCAGGCAAGGGAGACTATGGAATCGGAACCACGGTTCCCCGGCCACCCCAATATAGCGAGAAGCAACTGCAATTCGAGATCAGCGACCTGGAACGGGCCATCTATGCCAAGCTGGTTCAGAAATGCGGCAACCGGCATCACTGGGAAGACTGGGCCAATGACATCGCCAGGATCGCCCGAACGCACATCGACCGGATTACGGGCATTCTGGAGAACGAAGCCAACGCCAAAGAGCGCAAGGCGTTTCATGCTTTTGCTGAAGAGCTTCGGGATGATTTGAACGATAGCATCACGGATGAAGAAATTATCGAGATGCTGGCCCAGCACCTCGTGACAAAACCCGTATTTGACGCGCTTTTCGAGGGCTACAGCTTCGCCCAGCAGAACCCCATATCCCAGGCCATGCAAACCGTGCTGGACACCTTGCAGGAACACCGGCTGGACAAGGAAGCGGACACGCTGGAAGCCTTTTACGACAGCGTGAAGCTCCGGGCCGAAGGCATCGACAACGCGGCGGGCAAGCAAAAGATCGTGGTGGAATTGTACGACAAGTTCTTCCGCAACGCCTTCCCCCGCATGACCGAACGGCTCGGCATCGTCTACACGCCCGTGGAAGTGGTGGATTTCATCATCCACAGCGTTGATGAAATTCTGCAAAGCGAGTTCGGCCAGACCATCGGCAGCAAGGGGGTTCACATCATCGACCCCTTCACCGGGACAGGAACCTTTATCACTCGGCTTTTGCAAAGCGGGTTGATCACACCGGAGCAGCTTCCGCACAAGTACAAGCATGAAATCCACGCCAATGAAATCGTGCTCCTGGCGTACTATATCGCCGCCATCAACATCGAGGCGGTCTATCACAGCATCGTCGGCGGGGAGTATCAGCCTTTTGAAGGCATTTGTTTGACGGATACCTTCCAGCTCTATGAGAAGGAAGATTTGATCAGCGCCATGCTGGAGGACAACAGCACCCGGAGAAAGCGGCAGAAGAAATTGGATATCCGGGTGATCATGAGCAACCCGCCGTATTCCGCCGGGCAAACCAATGCCAACGATAACAATCAAAATGTAAGCTATTCATGTTTGGATAAAAGAATCGCAAGCACGTATGCTGCTGGCTCAGTCATGACTTCCGTCAAGAATCTTTATGACAGCTATATCCGGGCCATCCGCTGGGCATCCGACCGAATCGGCAACAGCGGCGTGATCGGCTTCGTCACCAATGCGGGCTTTCTGGAAGCCAACACGGCAGACGGTTTGCGGAAGTGTTTCGCTGAAGAGTTTTCAAGCATCTATGTTTTCCATCTGCGCGGCAATCAACGCACTTCCGGGGAGCTGTCGCGTCGGGAGGGTGGAAAGATTTTCGGCAGCGGTAGCCGCGCCCCCATCGCCATTTCTTTTCTGGTCAAAAATCCAAAGGTACAAGAGCGTGGACGGATTTTCTTCCATGACATTGGCGACTACCTTTCCCGTGAAGAGAAGCTAATGAAAATCGCTGCATTTGCAAGCATCGCGGGGATTACAAAGGCTAGAAAGTGGCAGATTCTCTCCCCTAATGCGCATGGTGATTGGCTAAGCCACAGAGATGAAAGTTTTGCAGGCTATATCGTCCTCGGAGACAAAAAAAGTGATGCGGCTAGCCTATTTATAAATTATTCACTAGGAATCGGTACCAACCGTGATTCTTGGTGTTATAATGCATCCCGCAAAGCGCTAAAAATTAATATGAATTGCACTATAGCTTTTTATAACGACGAAGTAAAAAGATTAGAATATTCATATAAAGGGCTAGGAGGTAAAGAGCTTAAAGGGATTATCGACTGCTTTATCAGAACAGACTCTTCAAAAATTAGTTGGTCAAGTAGCTTATTGCAATGCCTTGCTGGTATGAGAAAAGGTATTTTTGAAGAAAAAAAAGTCTTTGTATGTCTATATCGTCCGTTTACTAAACAATGGTTATATTACGATAGCATGTTTAATCATCGCGTTGGACAAATGCCTCGCATATTTGAAACGCAATCAACAGAGAATATAGTTATTTTTATCAACGGAAGAGGAAGCAAGAATGGTATTACTCCACTAATTAGCAATTGCTTGGTAGATTTGAATTCACTTGAAGCTGGTGCGCAATGCTTTCCGCTGTACCTTTACGAAGAAACTCCCACGGAAAAGAATAAATCCAACAAGCAAGCCTCGCTGCTGGAAACTCCCAAACCCGCAAAGGCCGAACGCATCCGCCGTGACGCCATCACGGATGAAGGGCTGGCCCATTTCCAGGAAGCCTACCCCGGCGAACAGATCAGCAAGGAAGACATCTTCTATTACGTCTACGGCCTGCTGCATTCGCCGGAGTACCGTGAACGCTTCGCGGACAACCTTTCCAAGGAACTCCCCCGCATCCCCCGCGTCAAGTCCGCCGCCGACTTCTGGGCCTTCAGCAAGGCGGGGCGCGACCTTGCGGACCTGCATATCAACTACGAGACCGTGGAACCGTATCCATTGACCGTGAAGACCAGCGGCAAGCCCCTGACCGATGCGGACTACCGGGTCAAGAAGATGAAATACGGTAGGCGCGGCAAGGAAAAAGACCTGACCACGCTGATCTACAACGAGAAGATCACGCTCACGGGTATTCCGCTGGAAGCCTACGAATACGTGGTCAACGGCAAGCCCGCGCTGGATTGGGTTGTGGAGCGGCAATGCGTGAAAACGGACAAGGCCAGCGGCATCGTCAACGATGCGAATGATTGGGCCATCGAAACCATGCACAACCCGCGCTATCCGCTGGAACTGTTCATGCGCGTGGTCACGGTCAGCCTGGAAACCATGAAGATCGTGAACGCGTTGCCGAAGCTGGATATTTAG
- a CDS encoding Lrp/AsnC family transcriptional regulator — protein sequence MNDNPAIDEINRQILEILRADARTPNAEIARQVGLTTSAVHERVRKLETRGIIRGYSAVLDADALGQGLLAFVGVRIAPHREAMNVARALSEAHGAEEVFHMAGEECFLVKVRCAGTGELEQVLLALNDIPAVTSTRTVIALRPVKESPGPELPRTKQGEDE from the coding sequence ATGAACGACAATCCAGCCATCGACGAGATCAATCGGCAAATTCTGGAAATTCTGCGTGCGGACGCCCGCACGCCCAACGCGGAGATCGCCCGGCAGGTGGGCCTGACCACCTCGGCCGTGCACGAACGGGTACGCAAGCTGGAAACGCGCGGAATCATCCGGGGCTATTCCGCCGTGCTCGACGCGGACGCCCTTGGCCAGGGCCTGCTCGCCTTCGTGGGCGTGCGCATCGCCCCGCACCGCGAGGCCATGAACGTGGCCCGCGCCCTGTCCGAGGCGCACGGCGCGGAGGAGGTCTTCCACATGGCCGGGGAGGAATGCTTTTTGGTCAAGGTCCGCTGCGCCGGAACCGGGGAACTGGAACAGGTGCTCCTGGCCTTGAACGACATCCCCGCCGTGACGTCCACCCGCACGGTCATCGCCCTGCGTCCCGTCAAGGAGTCGCCCGGACCGGAACTGCCGCGAACCAAGCAAGGAGAAGATGAATGA
- a CDS encoding cupin domain-containing protein, which produces MSKGRLDKIDVAEKFGLFTQQWQGKVVAEMNGMYVKLARLEGEFIPHTHEAEDEMFYVLDGELTMRLPDRDVTVGPGQFIVVPRGVEHMPVCPRETKIMLIEPKETVNTGDADSERRVEPEWI; this is translated from the coding sequence ATGAGCAAAGGCAGATTGGACAAGATCGACGTGGCCGAGAAATTCGGCCTGTTCACGCAGCAATGGCAGGGCAAGGTCGTGGCCGAGATGAACGGCATGTACGTCAAGCTGGCCCGGCTGGAGGGCGAGTTCATCCCGCATACGCACGAAGCCGAGGACGAGATGTTCTACGTGCTCGACGGAGAGCTGACCATGCGCCTGCCGGACCGCGACGTTACCGTGGGACCGGGACAGTTCATCGTGGTTCCGCGCGGGGTGGAACACATGCCCGTCTGCCCGCGCGAAACGAAGATCATGCTCATCGAGCCCAAGGAAACCGTCAACACCGGCGACGCGGACAGCGAACGCAGGGTCGAGCCGGAGTGGATATGA